A single genomic interval of Oryza sativa Japonica Group chromosome 7, ASM3414082v1 harbors:
- the LOC4344112 gene encoding E3 ubiquitin-protein ligase SP1 translates to MLIPWGGVGCCLSAAALYLLGRSSGRDAEVLRSVARAGSTKDLAAILDTASKVLPLVVAVSGRVGSDTPLICQQSGMRGVIVEETAEQHFLKHNDAGSWIQDSAVMLSVSKEVPWYLDDGTGRVFVVGARGAAGLVLTVASEVFEESGRTLVRGTLDYLQGLKMLGVKRTERVLPTGTSLTVVGEAIKDDVGTIRIQRPHKGPFYVSPKSIDQLIMNLGKWAKLYQLASMGFAAFGVFLLAKRALQHFLERKRRHELQKRVHAAAAQRQAREAEGGNGTSDVDSNNKKDQLVLDICVICLEQEYNAVFVPCGHMCCCMNCSSHLTNCPLCRRRIDQAVRTFRH, encoded by the exons ATGTTGATCCCATGGGGCGGAGTCGGGTGCTGCCTCAGCGCCGCGGCGCTGTATCTCCTCGGGAGGAGCAGCGGCAG GGATGCGGAGGTGCTGCGATCGGTGGCGAGGGCCGGAAGCACGAAGGATTTGg CTGCTATATTGGACACTGCAAGTAAGGTCCTGCCACTTGTAGTGGCAGTCTCTGGACGGGTTGGTTCAGATACACCACTTATCTGCCAACAAAGTGGCATGAGAGGTGTAATAGTAGAGGAAACG GCAGAACAACACTTCCTAAAGCACAACGATGCTGGATCATGGATTCAAGATTCCGCTGTGATGCTTTCTGTTAGCAAAGAAGTTCCATGGTACCTG GATGATGGTACCGGCCGTGTTTTTGTTGTTGGAGCTCGTGGTGCAGCTGGGTTAGTTTTAACTGTTGCTAGCGAAGTTTTTGAGGAGTCAGGGCGGACACTTGTGCGTGGAACTCTAGACTATTTACAAGGGCTGAAG ATGCTTGGAGTCAAGAGAACTGAAAGGGTTCTTCCAACTGGAACTTCATTGACTGTTGTTGGTGAG GCCATTAAAGATGATGTTGGAACTATTCGAATTCAGCGACCACACAAAGGACCATTTTATGTATCCCCGAAAAGCATCGATCAACTTATCATGAATCTTGGGAAATGGGCCAA GTTATACCAGCTTGCTTCCATGGGATTTGCAGCATTTGGTGTCTTTCTTCTTGCAAAGCGTGCACTACAGCATTTTCTCGAAAGAAAACGACGACATGAATTACAGAAGAG GGttcatgctgctgctgcacaaAGACAAGCTAGAGAAGCTGAAG GGGGCAATGGTACATCAGATGTAGATTCTAACAATAAAAAGGATCAATTGGTCTTGGACATATGTGTCATATGCCTTGAACAGGAATATAATGCTGTTTTTGTGCC GTGTGGCCACATGTGCTGCTGTATGAACTGCTCTTCTCATTTGACGAATTGTCCACTTTGCCGGAGAAGAATTGACCAAGCTGTGAGAACTTTCCGCCATTGA
- the LOC4344113 gene encoding DEAD-box ATP-dependent RNA helicase 57 — protein MEKAKLSSALFAGTHFDRKRFAGDFARFRQGPPAPDVASAAAPSPEKKRKRQSKAKAKKSKKRRAEGADSASDAVEGFSVFKGLAAKKDEDDSEKKVETGKSEDSEVVRRRKEVEREIERAAILRKKFDIHISGQNVPAPLENFEELVSRYGCDSYLVGNLSKLGFQEPTPIQRQAIPILLSGRECFACAPTGSGKTLAFLFPILMKIKPGSKEGVKAVILCPTRELAAQTTRECKKLAKGRKFYIKLMTKDLSKSGNFKDMHCDILISTPLRLDHAVQKRDLDLSRVEYLVLDESDKLFELGFVEVIDSVVKACSNPSIIRSLFSATLPDSIETLARTIMHDAVRVIVGRKNSASSLIKQKLIFAGTEKGKLLALRQSFAESLNPPVLIFVQSKERAKELYKELAFDDVRADVIHADLDEEQRQDAVDNLRAGKTWVLIATEVIARGMDFKGVNCVINYDFPESASAYIHRIGRSGRAGRSGEAITFFTEEDKPFLRNIANVLISSGCEVPSWIKALPKLKRKKHRVNRDPISTLPDED, from the exons ATGGAGAAGGCGAAGCTCTCGTCGGCGCTCTTCGCCGGCACGCACTTCGACCGCAAGCGCTTCGCCGGCGACTTCGCCCGGTTCCGGCAAGGCCCGCCTGCCCCAGAcgtggcctccgccgccgcgccgtcgccggagaagaagcgGAAGCGCCAGAGCAAGGCCAAGGCGAAGAAGAGCAAGAAGAGGCGGGCGGAAGGCGCCGACTCTGCTTCCG ATGCTGTGGAAGGGTTCAGTGTGTTCAAGGGATTGGCAGCAAAGAAGGATGAGGACGATTCGGAGAAGAAGGTCGAGACTGGTAAGAGTGAGGACTCGGAGGTTGTAAGGCGGAGGAAGGAAGTCGAGAGAGAAATCGAG AGAGCGGCAATACTACGGAAGAAGTTTGATATTCACATTTCAGGACAAAATGTTCCAGCACCGCTAGAGAACTTTGAAGAACTGGTTTCAAG GTATGGTTGCGACTCATATTTGGTTGGAAACTTGTCAAAACTTGGATTTCAAGAACCTACACCTATCCAAAGGCAGGCCATTCCAATTCTTCTATCC GGGAGAGAGTGCTTTGCCTGTGCACCTACAGGTTCTGGCAAGACTTTGGCTTTCTTGTTCCCAATCCTTATGAAAATCAAG CCAGGATCTAAAGAGGGTGTTAAAGCTGTGATTCTTTGCCCAACAAGGGAATTGGCAGCACAAACCACAAGAGAGTGCAAGAAGTTAGCAAAAGGAAGAAAGTTTTATATTAAACTAATGACAAAAGATCTATCAAAATCTGGGAATTTCAAGGATATGCATTGTGACATCCTGATCTCCACCCCACTTCGTCTGGACCACGCTGTACAAAAAAGAGACCTTGATTTAAGTAG AGTGGAATACCTTGTCTTGGATGAATCTGATAAACTTTTTGAGCTTGGATTTGTTGAAGTGATTGATTCAGTTGTCAAAGCCTGCTCGAATCCTTCAATAATTCGATCTCTGTTTAGTGCCACATTGCCTGATTCAATAGAAACGCTTGCACGCACGATAATGCACGATGCTGTTCGAGTCATCGTGGGAAGAAA GAATTCAGCCTCTTCACTGATTAAGCAAAAGTTGATTTTCGCTGGAACTGAGAAGGGGAAGTTGCTAGCTCTTCGCCAAAGCTTTGCAGAA TCTCTCAATCCTCCAGTATTGATCTTTGTTCAAAGCAAAGAGAGGGCAAAAGAACTTTACAAAGAACTGGCATTTGATGACGTAAGAGCTGATGTAATTCATGCGGACCTTGATGAGGAGCAG CGTCAAGATGCTGTTGACAACTTGAGAGCCGGAAAGACTTGGGTACTGATAGCTACCGAAGTCATTGCCCGGGGAATGGATTTCAAAGGTGTTAACTGCGTTATCAACTATGATTTTCCAGAGTCAGCTTCTGCCTATATTCACCGAATAG GACGATCTGGAAGAGCAGGTAGATCAGGGGAGGCCATCACATTCTTCACCGAGGAGGATAAGCCATTCTTGCGGAACATCGCAAATGTGCTGATATCTTCAGGCTGCGAGGTTCCTTCTTGGATAAAGGCATTGCCTAAACTCAAGCGCAAGAAGCACAGGGTGAACCGGGATCCCATCTCCACATTACCAGACGAAGATTGA